Proteins encoded together in one Triticum dicoccoides isolate Atlit2015 ecotype Zavitan chromosome 7B, WEW_v2.0, whole genome shotgun sequence window:
- the LOC119335276 gene encoding 60S ribosomal protein L13-1-like, protein MVKHNNVIPNGHFKKHWQNYVKTWFNQPARKQRRRIARQKKAVKIFPRPTSGPLRPIVQCQTRKYNMKARAGRGFTLEELKSAGIPKKLAPTIGISVDHRRKNRSLEGMQSNIQRLKTYKAKLVIFPRRARKVKAGDSTPEELATATQVQGDYMPITRGEKRSVELMKVTEEMKAFKAYGKLRVERMNQCQLGARMKKAAEAEKEEKK, encoded by the exons ATGGTGAAGCATAACAATGTTATCCCTAACGGCCACTTCAAGAAGCATTGGCAGAACTATGTCAAGACCTGGTTCAACCAGCCTGCCCGCAAGCAGAGGCGCCGCATTG CTCGTCAAAAGAAGGCTGTGAAGATCTTCCCTCGCCCAACATCTGGTCCTCTTCGTCCCATCGTGCAATGCCAGACACGGAAGTACAACATGAAGGCAAGGGCTGGGAGAGGCTTTACCCTTGAGGAGCTGAAG TCAGCGGGCATTCCGAAGAAGCTAGCTCCTACTATTGGCATTTCTGTGGACCACCGCCGTAAAAACCGGTCACTTGAGGGTATGCAGTCTAACATTCAGAGACTCAAGACTTACAAGGCCAAGCTGGTTATCTTCCCAAGGCGTGCTCGCAAGGTTAAG GCTGGTGATTCTACCCCTGAGGAACTTGCCACAGCCACCCAGGTCCAGGGTGACTACATGCCTATTACTCGTGGTGAGAAGCGCTCGGTTGAGCTCATGAAGGTCACCGAGGAGATGAAGGCGTTCAAGGCCTACGGCAAGCTCCGTGTCGAGAGGATGAACCAGTGCCAGCTCGGTGCCCGCATGAAGAAAGCCGCCGAGGCAGAGAAGGAAGAAAAGAAGTGA